Within the Abditibacteriaceae bacterium genome, the region ATCGGGAATTCCGATTTTTCCCACGTCGTGTAACGGGGCCGCACGACGAATCAGCTCAACTTCGCCGACGGGCAAGCCCATCGCCGTGGCAACGAGGGCTGAAGTGTGACTGACACGCCGCGTGTGCTGGCCGGTGTCGTCGTCGCGGAATTCTCCGGCCCGCGCAAGACGGTCGATGACCTCGATGCGCGATTCCTCTAATGCCGTCTTGGCGACTTCCAGTTCCTGTGTCCGCTGGCTGACGCGCTCTTCCAGACTAAGATTCTGGGTTCGTAGCTGTCCGTGTGCAAAATGAAGCGACAGCAAATTGTTAATGCGTAAAAGAACTTCCGTTTCATCGAACGGCTTCGTCAGGAAGTCGTGTGCGCCGGCGGCGAGGGCGCGGCGCTTGGTCTGGGGAGCGACATCGGCGGTTAAAACTAGTACGGGAAGAAAAGGCTCGGCAGATGAACCGTTCTGGAGCTGCCGAAGAATCTCGAAGCCGTCGAGGTGCGGCATCATTAAGTCCAGCAGAATGATGTCGGGAGAAACATTCTCACAGAGTTGCGCAACCTGCCGCGAATCGGTGGTGCTGGTTACCGAGGTGTACCCCGCTTCCTGCAAGATGTCTTCAAGCAACAGCACGTTGCTTGGCTCATCATCCACAATCAAAAGTTGCGCATGAGAGTGTTGTACCGTTGGCATTTGAAACATCAGGAGGATTTTCCTTGCGTTGAGATTTCGTGAATTACTTTTGTGAACGCTTCAATGTCGATAGGTTTCGTTAGATAACAGTACGCTCCCAAAGTGAGCAACCGCTCCATTTGTCCTGGTATTGCGTCGGCGGTCAGGATAACAACTGGAATTTCGGCTAAGCCCGGCTCTGCCTTGAGGTGACGCAAAACCACATCGCCATCGATATCGGGTAAGTGTAAGTCAAGAAGGATCAAATCGGGGCGATGTTCGCGGGCTAAATCCAGCCCCATTCCTCCTTGCATCGCCAAAGTGAGCTTCGCCGGCAAAACGTCGTTGACGATACTTTCCATGAGCTTGATGTTCGCCGCGTTATCTTCAATGTAAAGAATATGAAAACTGTCCGCAGAGACTTCGGGAATCTCCACGCCCGCAGGCATCTGGTCCTTTCTTTCTGCCGGCGTCGGGCTGAGCGGAAGTTCGACCCAGAAATGGGTTTCTCCCATCTGCGTTTCCCCGTTGGAATCGACTGACCTCGGCGTGCTTTCAATACCGATGGAACCGCCCATTGCTTCGACCAATCGCTTGGAAAGTGCCAGCCCCAGACCGGTGCCTTCGGCCTGCGTGTTTTCGGCTCCCAGCCGGTCGAACGGAGTAAATAGTCGTGGAATAAGTGTCGCATCGATGCCTGCACCCGAATTCGAAACGGTGATACGAACAGAGACTTCTCCGTCCCCGATAGCCGCGACCGTCGCCGAGCGCACCCGAATCCAGCCACTCTCGCAGTTGTACTTGACAGCGTTTGAAACGAGGTTAAGCAAGACCTGCTTGAACCGCTGCTTGTCCGCAAAAACAAACATATCGGTTTCAGCTACGAAGTTATTCACTGATATCGACCGCTTCGAAGCCAGAGGTTGCAGCAGTGACAATGCTTCGTCCACAACCTCACCGACACGAACCGATTCGACTGACAGTTGAATCCGCCCCGCTTCAATGCGCGCAATATCCAGCACTTCGTTGATCAGTTCCAGCAGGTGCTGACCTGCCGTGACAATGAGATCGACACGCTTCCGTTGTTTCTCGTCGATATCAGCGCGACTGAGCAATTGCCCGAAACCAAGGATTGAATTGAGCGGGGTTCGCAGTTCGTGGCTCATTCGCGAGAGAAATTCGCTTTTCGCACGGTTCGCCCATTCGGCTTCGCTGCGTGCGCGCTCTGCTTCTTCTTTAGCAAGGTGAAGCCTGTCTTCGGCACGCGCGCGTTCATAAGCCTCGAGAATCAAGGTACAGATTGCAGCTGCAGAACCGGCGACCGTTTGCTCCTCGACTTTCCACTGGCGCGTTCCGCCAATATGCTCGTAGCATAGAACTCCGACGACTTTACCTCCGATATTAATCGCGACATCCAGCATTGCACCAATACCAAGCGGTGTCAGATAATTCTTGGAAAACTCGCGCGTCGCCGGATGCGTATGGGCATTATCAATTGCGATGGTTCGTCCCGAATCGAGAGCTCCGCAGTAAGCTGGATATTCTTTCACTTCCAATACGCTTCCCCCGGAATGGACGCGCAAACTCCGCTCGTACATATCAACACAACGCAGGGCCGACCGATCCTCGGTGTAAAGCCAAACGCTGCATCGCTCGGTGCGCAACAACTCGCACCCGGTTTCGGTAACGCGTCGCAGGGCATCGTCCAGGTCGCTTTCGGTAACAACGCGCAAACGGGTCAATTCCGTAAAGACGCGATTTCCCTGCAGGAGATGCGCTTCTCCGGCCCGTAGTTCTTCGTTAGCTCGCTCGGTTTCTTCGCGCGCCCTTTCCGCTTCTTCCTTAGCATCCACCAGACTGTCGGTTACCTGCCGCAAGGCTCCCATTGCCATTTGCCGATCTACGTTCTCAAGTCGCAAGCGCTCGTTGGTAGCTTTCAGTTCTTCATTGAGTTGGTTGATCTCGTCTTCGATGCGTTTGCGCGCAATCGCTGTTGCCAAAATATTCGCAATCGATTGGAGAAAATGAACATCATCCTGATTAAACACACGAGAGACACGCGAGCCAACTTCCAACATTCCAAAAGGCTCGGAGCCTCCGGAAATTAAAACGCTGGCCGTGCTGACAATGCCACTGTTTAGAAATGGTTCGGATGGTTCAAACCGGCTTTCCTGATGCAAATCTTCAACAATCACCGGAGCATTGAGTTGCAACATATAATGCGGATGCGACCGGTCAAGAATCGGGTGGATGTCAATTTCGGCGGCCTGGGACGGATAGCCTGTTTCCGATCGGACGCTGTAGGACGTTGCCCGCGAATGCAACTGCAGAACACAACAAAATTCCACGTCTAAAGTGGCCGAAACAATCGAGACAGTACCGTCGAAAACCACATCAAGATCGAGACCGACCAACGCACGTTGGCCCAATTCGGAAACTGCCTCTTGCTGGCGGGCACGTGCGCGCAGTTCTTTCTCAGCGTTGGTGCGCTCCAAGACCTCCTCGGATAAGGCGACGTTCACTTCGGCCAGTTCGGCGGTGCGTTCTTCGACGCGCAGCTCTAACTCCTCATGCATTCTTAGCAGCTCTGTTTCGGAATTTTTGCGCGCCGTGACATCGCGGGCTGCGGCATAAACGCAATCTTCTTCGACAACAGGAACAGCGCGCCACTCGATCCAGCGCCACGAACCATCTTTACAACGGTATCGATTGACAAATTCGGTCACTGCACCGCCAGAGGATAATTGCTGCATGACGGCCCTCGTTTCGTCCACATCGTCAGGATGAACGAAATTGAGATAAGGAGTGGAAAGCATTTCTTCCGTCGAATACCCCAGAACTTCACGGAAGGCCGGATTGCAGCGCTTGAAATTTCCACTCAGATCGGCGATGCACAGCAAGTCGAGCGACATTGTAAAAAAGCGGTCGCGCTCCTGTTCGGTGCGGCGGCGTTCTGTAATGTCGGTCACCATCGCCAGCGCGCCGCTAAATTCACCATTGTTATCGAGGAGCGGGCTGACGGAGAGAATCACCCACAGATCGGCACCTGTCTTGTGAACCAGATGGGCGTCCACCTGTTCACCACCGCCTTGTCGCCGTTGCGTAAACATTTGCAATGCTTGCTCATGTGCCTCTTGGTGAAAAAAGTCGAGGCACGGACGTCCCTGCATTTCTTCGCGGGTGTAGCCCAGCAAATCGGCCATGCGTTGGTTGGCATAAGAAGTTCGGCCTTCGGCATCCACCTGCCAGACACCTTCCTGAGCGGTGCTGATGATTCGGCGAAACCGTTCCTCACTTTCTCGCAGAGCCATTTCACTTTGCTTGCTTTCGGTGACGTCGCGGAAGTACCAGACGCGTCCATAATAATGGCCATCGGAACTGGCGATTGGCGCGCTAAACCGGTCGAGAATCCGACCATCGCGCAAGACCAACTCTTCGCGGCTTTGCTCGCTGCGGTTCTGATAAAGATACGCAATCTTATCAAGGAATTCCTGCGGATTTTCTAAATTGTCCAGCACCGATTGAAGTACCTGTTCATCTGCGCCCTGATTGAGGATGTTCGGTGAGACACCCCAAATTCGCACGAACCGCTGATTATAAGAAAGAATTTTTCCGTCGCTCGAAACGACAAGAATTCCATCGAGCGAAGCTTCGGTTTGAGCTTCGAGAAGTGTTTTCTGAAACTGCAGCAACGCTTCCGACTGCTTGCGCTTGGAGATGTCCTGCATCGAGCCGATCATCCGAACCGGCTGGCCCGACACGTCGCGGATAATAAAACCCCGGTCGAAGATTTCCGCATACGAGCCATCGGCACGCGCAAAGCGGTATTCATCGGACCAAGCAGCGCCGCCGCCATCGATAAGATTCTGCACGCTTGCGATAACTCTTTCCCGGTCGTCAG harbors:
- a CDS encoding HD domain-containing phosphohydrolase; amino-acid sequence: MFQMPTVQHSHAQLLIVDDEPSNVLLLEDILQEAGYTSVTSTTDSRQVAQLCENVSPDIILLDLMMPHLDGFEILRQLQNGSSAEPFLPVLVLTADVAPQTKRRALAAGAHDFLTKPFDETEVLLRINNLLSLHFAHGQLRTQNLSLEERVSQRTQELEVAKTALEESRIEVIDRLARAGEFRDDDTGQHTRRVSHTSALVATAMGLPVGEVELIRRAAPLHDVGKIGIPDSILLKPHGLTKDEFDAMKQHTTLGAAILSGGHSEFVQAAERIALSHHERWNGTGYPQGLAGEDIPLEGRILAIADVFDALTHERPYKKAWSVEDAIAEIQRQCGEQFDPRVVNAFLTLDHKTLL
- a CDS encoding PAS domain S-box protein, translating into MQDDRIHILLVEDNEDDYIIVRDYLADVSAEGYQFEWIADYDEARERLSQHKYDVCLLDYRLGEHTGIELLESLQNSQTPFILLTGSEDLEVDKAAAKAGASDYLVKAQINGPLLERAIRYAIERKRTEIELVESQRSAQAIVDALASHIAVLDEYGTIIAVNNAWRAFAVSNGAIESITDVGTNYMEVCRSSSSPEARAIAAGIAEIIDGKRSEISLEYPCHSETEDRWFTARVTRFQSAGPLRLVVSHENITEPKKTQQQLELHSNLLNVIGQAVIVTDTAGIITYWNAYAEKLYGWSTEEVVGRSILEVTPTRTTSEQAREVFSLLIRGKSWSGEFVVQKKDGTWFSAFVTDTPVIDDEGTVVAIIGLSHDISEQKEAEERLRESEANLAVAQQIARLGSWERDLSNLAELNKTPLRWSDEVFRIFGYRPGEVEVSYESFFGAVHPDDQTLVARAIADAIRFGTPVSLDHRVRRLDGTERFVHEHAEILYDKDTGRPLKMIGTVQDITEHKQNEEALRIGQERFEILSRATNDAVWDWNLITQQIWWNEGFETLFGFERKDIEPGIESWQTRVHPDDRERVIASVQNLIDGGGAAWSDEYRFARADGSYAEIFDRGFIIRDVSGQPVRMIGSMQDISKRKQSEALLQFQKTLLEAQTEASLDGILVVSSDGKILSYNQRFVRIWGVSPNILNQGADEQVLQSVLDNLENPQEFLDKIAYLYQNRSEQSREELVLRDGRILDRFSAPIASSDGHYYGRVWYFRDVTESKQSEMALRESEERFRRIISTAQEGVWQVDAEGRTSYANQRMADLLGYTREEMQGRPCLDFFHQEAHEQALQMFTQRRQGGGEQVDAHLVHKTGADLWVILSVSPLLDNNGEFSGALAMVTDITERRRTEQERDRFFTMSLDLLCIADLSGNFKRCNPAFREVLGYSTEEMLSTPYLNFVHPDDVDETRAVMQQLSSGGAVTEFVNRYRCKDGSWRWIEWRAVPVVEEDCVYAAARDVTARKNSETELLRMHEELELRVEERTAELAEVNVALSEEVLERTNAEKELRARARQQEAVSELGQRALVGLDLDVVFDGTVSIVSATLDVEFCCVLQLHSRATSYSVRSETGYPSQAAEIDIHPILDRSHPHYMLQLNAPVIVEDLHQESRFEPSEPFLNSGIVSTASVLISGGSEPFGMLEVGSRVSRVFNQDDVHFLQSIANILATAIARKRIEDEINQLNEELKATNERLRLENVDRQMAMGALRQVTDSLVDAKEEAERAREETERANEELRAGEAHLLQGNRVFTELTRLRVVTESDLDDALRRVTETGCELLRTERCSVWLYTEDRSALRCVDMYERSLRVHSGGSVLEVKEYPAYCGALDSGRTIAIDNAHTHPATREFSKNYLTPLGIGAMLDVAINIGGKVVGVLCYEHIGGTRQWKVEEQTVAGSAAAICTLILEAYERARAEDRLHLAKEEAERARSEAEWANRAKSEFLSRMSHELRTPLNSILGFGQLLSRADIDEKQRKRVDLIVTAGQHLLELINEVLDIARIEAGRIQLSVESVRVGEVVDEALSLLQPLASKRSISVNNFVAETDMFVFADKQRFKQVLLNLVSNAVKYNCESGWIRVRSATVAAIGDGEVSVRITVSNSGAGIDATLIPRLFTPFDRLGAENTQAEGTGLGLALSKRLVEAMGGSIGIESTPRSVDSNGETQMGETHFWVELPLSPTPAERKDQMPAGVEIPEVSADSFHILYIEDNAANIKLMESIVNDVLPAKLTLAMQGGMGLDLAREHRPDLILLDLHLPDIDGDVVLRHLKAEPGLAEIPVVILTADAIPGQMERLLTLGAYCYLTKPIDIEAFTKVIHEISTQGKSS